A stretch of Candidatus Delongbacteria bacterium DNA encodes these proteins:
- a CDS encoding phage baseplate assembly protein V: protein MRRELKTLVEQLRPDLSAYMRLPIRGKVTAVDAAAYTVSVQPDDETLSLLPRCEILAIWATTAARLVILPTVCDAVMVAFEGGDPNRPFVVGFLTGSGTAGKDLVLEQGKSRVVIHADGLVEIESDVKVHVKAPAVHLGTSAAEQVILGNTFQSLFNAHQHIENKGRPTSTPIAPLSGSELSNTSRTE, encoded by the coding sequence ATGCGCCGCGAGCTGAAGACCCTGGTGGAGCAACTGCGGCCGGACCTGTCCGCCTACATGCGCCTGCCTATCCGGGGGAAGGTGACAGCCGTGGATGCTGCGGCCTACACGGTCAGTGTCCAGCCGGATGACGAGACGCTTTCCTTGCTGCCCCGCTGCGAGATCCTGGCCATTTGGGCCACCACGGCCGCCCGCCTGGTCATCCTGCCCACGGTGTGCGACGCGGTGATGGTGGCCTTTGAGGGCGGGGACCCGAACCGGCCCTTCGTGGTCGGCTTCCTGACGGGCAGCGGGACCGCGGGAAAGGATCTGGTGCTGGAGCAGGGGAAGTCCCGCGTGGTCATCCACGCGGATGGGCTCGTGGAGATCGAGTCGGACGTGAAGGTCCACGTGAAGGCCCCGGCCGTCCACCTGGGCACCAGCGCGGCCGAGCAGGTCATCCTAGGCAACACGTTCCAGTCGCTATTCAACGCGCACCAGCACATCGAGAACAAGGGCCGGCCCACCTCGACGCCAATCGCGCCGCTTTCGGGGTCAGAGCTTTCAAACACCTCTCGGACGGAGTAG